From the genome of Vitis riparia cultivar Riparia Gloire de Montpellier isolate 1030 chromosome 2, EGFV_Vit.rip_1.0, whole genome shotgun sequence, one region includes:
- the LOC117904518 gene encoding granule-bound starch synthase 1, chloroplastic/amyloplastic-like, whose translation MATLTASHFVSRTSHVNGTQESSGSETKSLAQIGLRSQRATHNGLRRLSARTIVGRSKGYKSENGKGLASGAIVCRSGMNLVFVGCEVGPWSKTGGLGDVLGGLPPAMAARGHRVMSVSPRYDQYKDAWDTCVVVEIPVGDRIETVRFFHCYKRGVDRVFVDHPWFLEKVWGKTGSKIYGPSAGVDYIDNQMRFSLFCQAVLEAPRVLNLNSSKHFSGPYGEDVVFIANDWHTAILPCYLKSMYQSSGIYSNAKVVFCIHNIAYQGRFAFSDFAFLNLPDRFRSSFDFMDGYKKPVKGRKINWMKAGILESDRVVTVSPYYAKELVSGEAKGVELDNIIRKATITGIVNGMDVQEWNPSTDKYIGIHYNATTAMDAKALLKEALQAEVGLPVDRNIPLIGFIGRLEEQKGSDILAAAIPKFIDEDVQIVVLGNGKKAMEEQIEQLEIKYPNKAIGVAKFNVSLAHMITAGADFMLIPSRFEPCGLIQLHAMRYGTVPICAATGGLVDTVKEGFTGFHMGPFNVECDTIDPADVDAVAITVKRALATYGTAALGEMIQNCMALDLSWKGPSKNWEELLLSLGPAGCQPGIEGEEIAPLAKENVATP comes from the exons ATGGCGACTCTGACTGCTTCTCACTTCGTATCAAGAACATCGCATGTCAACGGCACCCAGGAAAGCTCGGGCTCGGAGACGAAGTCGTTGGCGCAGATTGGGCTGAGGAGCCAGCGCGCCACGCACAATGGCTTGAGGCGGTTGAGTGCGAGGACAATTGTGGGGAGGAGCAAGGGGTATAAGTCTGAGAATGGCAAGGGTTTGGCTTCCGGAGCTATTGTATGTCGAAGTGGGATGAACTTGGTGTTTGTGGGATGCGAGGTTGGTCCCTGGAGCAAAACCGGTGGTCTTGGTGATGTTCTCGGTGGTCTACCGCCTGCCATGGCG GCTCGTGGGCACAGGGTTATGTCTGTGAGTCCACGCTATGATCAGTACAAAGATGCATGGGATACCTGTGTGGTTGTTGAG aTTCCAGTTGGGGACAGAATTGAAACTGTTCGCTTTTTCCACTGCTACAAAAGAGGAGTTGATCGTGTCTTCGTGGATCATCCCTGGTTCCTTGagaag GTATGGGGAAAAACTGGATCCAAAATTTATGGCCCTAGCGCAGGAGTAGACTACATCGACAATCAAATGCGATTCAGCTTGTTTTGCCAG GCGGTTCTGGAGGCACCACGGGTTCTGAATCTAAACAGCAGCAAACATTTCTCAGGACCATATG GAGAGGATGTTGTCTTCATTGCTAATGACTGGCACACTGCTATTCTTCCATGCTACCTAAAATCAATGTACCAATCTAGTGGAATTTACAGCAATGCCAAG GTAGTGTTTTGCATCCACAACATTGCCTACCAAGGCAGATTTGCCTTTTCTGATTTCGCATTCCTCAATCTGCCAGATAGATTCAGGAGCtcttttgattttatggatGG GTATAAAAAGCCTGTGAAAGGAAGGAAAATCAACTGGATGAAGGCTGGAATACTAGAATCAGACAGAGTTGTAACCGTGAGCCCATACTACGCCAAGGAACTTGTTTCTGGTGAAGCCAAAGGTGTGGAATTGGACAACATCATTCGGAAGGCCACCATTACTGGAATTGTGAATGGTATGGATGTCCAGGAGTGGAATCCATCCACAGACAAATACATTGGCATTCATTACAATGCCACAACT GCAATGGATGCAAAAGCTCTACTGAAGGAAGCTCTTCAGGCAGAAGTTGGGTTGCCCGTGGACAGGAATATCCCACTGATAGGCTTTATTGGTAGACTAGAAGAGCAGAAAGGTTCAGATATTCTAGCAGCAGCCATTCCAAAATTCATTGATGAGGATGTTCAGATTGTTGTCCTT GGAAATGGCAAAAAGGCCATGGAGGAACAGATCGAACAGCTGGAGATTAAATATCCTAACAAGGCCATAGGAGTAGCGAAATTTAATGTTTCATTGGCCCATATGATCACTGCTGGGGCTGATTTCATGTTGATCCCAAGTAGATTTGAACCATGTGGTCTCATTCAGTTGCATGCTATGAGATATGGAACG GTGCCTATTTGTGCCGCAACTGGTGGGCTTGTCGACACTGTTAAAGAGGGTTTTACAGGATTCCATATGGGACCCTTCAATGTTGAA TGTGATACGATTGACCCAGCTGATGTAGATGCAGTAGCAATAACTGTAAAGAGAGCTCTTGCTACTTATGGCACTGCTGCTTTGGGAGAGATGATACAAAACTGCATGGCCCTAGATCTTTCCTGGAAG GGACCATCCAAGAACTGGGAAGAGCTGCTACTCAGCCTGGGGCCTGCTGGTTGCCAACCTGGTATAGAAGGGGAGGAGATTGCACCTCTCGCCAAGGAAAATGTTGCCACTCCTTGA